CGGGGGCGCCACCTTTGCCCCCCCGGTTCGCGTGGACGACGGCGACCCCATGGGCCGCGTGGATGTGGTGCTCGACGATGCCGCCAACCCGGTCGTGGTGTGGCTCGAGCAGCGTGGCCCCGACGTGGCCGACGTGCTCGCGCGCACGGTGCATGGCAACGCCCCCGGACCCGTGCGGGTCATATCCCGTACCTCGGGCGCGCGCCAGAGCGGTTTCCCGCGAATCATCCGGCACGGTGCCCACGTAGTGGCGGCGTGGACCAGCGTGAATCCACTGCAGGTCCACGTCGCTCGTTTTCCGCTCTCTCACACATCGACTCGATGATCTCGCTGACTTCGCGCCATCGCCTGGCCGTGGCGCTGACGCCACTGTGTTTCGCCGCCGCCACGGCCGGCGCTCAGGACGCCCCCAAAAAGCAGCCGGTGGACGCCGGCGTGAACAGCTCGCCGCTGCCGCTCAAGCACACGCCGCGCCCCACCACGGGAGCCATCACGTCGCAGGACCTGATGACGCGGCTGTACATCTTCGCCGATGATTCGCTCGGCGGCCGCGACGTGGGGACCGAGGGGCACTACAAGGCCACCGAGTATCTGGCGCGTGAGCTGAAGCGCCTCGGGCTGCGCCCGGCCGGCGACAGCGGCAGCTACTTCCAGACGCTGCCGCTCAAGTCACGCAAGGTGGATCGCATGTCCAGCTTCGTGGCCGGCGGCACCAACCTCACGCTCGGTCAGGCGTGGGGCTTCAGTGGTCCCGCCAACATCAGCATCGACGACGCCGAAGTGTTCTTTGCGGGTCCGCTGGCGGAAGAGGGGATGCCGGCGGTGACCCCCGAGCAGGCGAAAGGACGCGTGGTGGCCTACAGCATCACCAGCAACGGCGCGCTGCAGCGGGCCGTGGTGGGGCGCATCGAGGCGCCGGCCGGTGCGGCCGGCGTGCTGTTTCTCATGCCACAGCAGGCGCGCGGTGTGCTGAACTACGTGCTGCAAGGCGGCCTGTCGCCGGTCGACCCCACGCAGCCCGCCGACGCGCGGCTCTTCGTGACCGACTCGGCCACCATGCGCATTTTCGGTAGCGGCATGCAGCTGCTCGTGCCGGGCGCACTGGGGGCCAAGGTGAATGTGAAGGCGCTGGTGGAGATGCAATCCCCGCCCTTCCCGGCCCGCAACGTGGTGGCGATGCTCCCCGGCAGCGACCCCAAGCTCGCGTCGCAGTACGTGGCCATTGGCGCCCACAGCGACCACGTGGGTACCGCGCGGCGCGGCCTCGATCACGATTCGGTGTACGTGTTCAACCGCATCGTGCGCCCCGCCGGCGCCGAGAACGACGACAAGATGGGGAACGCCGAACAGTTCGCGCAGATCAACGCCGAACTGGCGGAGCGACGCAAGAACAGCCCGGCGCGCAGCGATTCCATCTTCAATGGCGCCGACGACGACGGCTCGGGGTCGATGGCCGTGCTGGAGATGGCGGAATACTTCGCGACGCAGAAGGTGAAGCCCAAGCGCAGCCTGCTCTTCGTGTGGCACGCCGGCGAGGAAAAGGGGCTGTGGGGGTCGGCGCACTATACCGAACACCCCACCGTACCGCGCGACAGCATCGTGGCGCAGCTCAACATGGACATGGTGGGGCGCGGCAGTGCCACCGACCAGACCGGCATGAGCGCCGACGGCAAGGAGCTGCGCGGCGGTCCGGATTACCTGCAGCTGGTGGGGTCGCGTCGCCTGAGCACGGAGCTGGGCGATCTGGTGGAGCGCGTGAACACGAGCAAGAAGCACAACTTCTCGTTCGACTACGCCATGGACGCCAACGGGCACCCCATGAACATCTACTGCCGCAGCGACCACTACGAGTACGCCAAGTGGAACATCCCGGTGACCTTCTTCACCACCGGCGGACACTCGGCGTACCACCAGCTCACCGACGAGCCGCAGTACATCGATTACCCGCACATGCAGCGCGTGACGCGGCTGGTGGCGGATATTGCCGCCGAGGTGGGGAATCGGGCGAGCCGACCGCTGGTGGACGGGAAGAAGATGGACCCGCGGGGGAGCTGCAAGCAGTAAGCCGGGGGTGAGACTCGAGAGTTCAGTTGAAGAACTGAGAACCGAGAACTGAAACTACGAACTACAAACTCCTCGCCGACCGCGGGGAGTTTGTAGTTTTTGGTCTTGGTTGCCAGTCGTAAGTGCCAGCGCTTGACGCGTGTTCGTCACCGACTTCCTTCGAGCACTTTCCGTCGAAGCACTGCAATCATTCGCTGGAGTTGTCCGATCTCATCGATTAGCGAGAGCGCGTCCGCGGTGTTCAGCGCGCCGATTCGCATCGCGAAATCGAGGTGGCTTTCCGTTTCTGAAGCCGAACCTTGGGCGATTTCGAGGAAGTGGCCGAACTGCTTCGGCGTTCCCCTGGCGGCTCCTTCTGCGATGTTCGCCCCGATTGATTGCGCCGACCGCCGGAGCTGACTCCGCCAAGCGCCGTACGCACTGCCGGTCCCAGCTTCCGTGAGTTGGTGTACCCGGACGGCGAAATCCTGCGCGCGGTGCCAGATGTGAAGTTTTCGGTGGTCCTGCATCCTCCACCATAAACCGTCCCCGCCTGCCCCCCCGTACCATTTCCAACCGCGGTGGACCATTCGTACGCCCCCCGCTCCCCATTACCTTTCAAGGCTGCCCCCAAACTCAAGCCTCGAATCATGCTCCGTCTCGGAATCGTCGGTCTCCCCAACGTCGGCAAGTCCACGCTCTTCAATGCCCTCACGGCGGCGAAGGCGGAAGCCGCGAACTATCCGTTCTGCACCGTGGAGCCCAATGTGGGCATGGTGGAGGTCCCCGACCCGCGGCTCGACACGCTGGCGAAGATCGTGCAGCCCAAGCGCACGGTCCCGGCGGTCGTGCAGTTCGTGGACATCGCGGGGTTGGTGAAGGGCGCGTCGCAGGGTGAAGGCTTGGGGAACAAGTTCCTGCAGAACATCCGCGAGACCGACGCCATCGTGCATGTCATCCGCTGTTTTGCCGACGACGACGTGACGCACGTGATGGGGCAGCCCGATCCGGCACGCGACAAGGAAATCATCGAGCTCGAGCTCGCCCTCTCCGACCTGGCGCAGGTGGAGAAGCGGCTCGACAAGGCGCGTCGGGCGGCCAAGGCCAACGACAAGGAGGCGCTCGCCGAGTTGCCGGCGCTGGAGGCCGCCAACGCCGCGTTGGCGGAGGGCAAGCCGCTCTGGCGCGCCGGGCTGTCGGCCGACGACCTGGAGAAGCTGGCCGGCTTGCAGCTGCTCACCGCCAAGCCGGTGCTGTACGCCGCCAACGTGACCGACGCCGAGCTGTCGGGCGACGAGGGGGCGTACCTCATGGCGCTGCGGGCGGCGGTGGCCGCCGGCGGGGAGAACGCGCAGATCGTGCCCTTCTCGGCCAAGATCGAAAGCGAGCTGGCCGAGCTGGGCGCCGAGGAGCGCGCGGAATTCCTCGCCTCGCTTGGCATCGAAAGCGCGGGGCTCGACCGCCTCATTCAGGCCGGCTATGCGCTGCTGGGGCTCGACACGTACTTCACCGCCGGCGAGCAGGAAGTGCGCGCCTGGACGATCCACAAGGGCGATACGGCCCCCAAGGCGGCCGGCGTCATTCATACCGACTTCGAGAAGGGGTTCATTCGCGCCGAAACCGTGGCGTACGACGACTTCGTGACGCACGGCGGGTGGAAGGGCGCCAAGGAGAAGGGGGTGGCCCGCTCCGAAGGCAAGGAGTATGTGGTGCAGGACGGTGACGTCCTGCTGTTCCGCTTCAACGTCTGAGTCGCCACGCGTGCCCCGCCGCACCTTTTTTGCCGCTGCGGGGTAGCAGCGCGCCATGATGCGTGCGCGTTACCAACAGTTGGCACTGCTGGCGGCAGCTCTGGTCGTCGGCCCCACCGCCATGCCGGCGCAGCCCCTGGTTGCGGGGGCCGGCGCCCCGGCGTCGCCGTCGGCCAAGGGCGTCCCCGTTCCGTTCGCCGTGGGTGAGCGCCTCGATTACCAGGTAAAGTTCGGGTCGCTCAAGGTGGGGAACGGCAGCATGGAGGTGAAGGAGATCACCGAAGTCCGTGGCCGTCCGGTGTGGCACACCACGTTCACGATCAAGGGGGGCATTCCCCTGTATCGCGTGAACGATGTGTACGAGTCCTGGTTCGACGTGCAGACGCTCAACACGCTGCGCTATCACCAGGACGTGGACGAGGGGAGCTACGAGCGGAAGCGTCGGTACGAGATCTATCCGGAGCGCGGGATGATGCGCGAAGGCGACCGCGAGGAGGAGCCCACGGTGGCCAATCCCCTCGATGAAGGGTCATTCCTGTACTTCGTGCGCACCCTGCCGCTGGAGGTGGGCAAGAGCTACGAATTCCAGCGCTACTTCAAGGCGCAGGGGAACCCGGTGCGCATTCGCGTGCTGCGTGCGGAGACCGTCACCGTGCCCGCCGGCACCTTCAAGACGGTGGTGCTGCAGCCCACCTTCCAGACCAAAGGCATCTTCAGCCAGAACGGCCGGGCCGAGGTGTGGATCACCGACGACGACCGGCGCCTGATGGTGCAGATGAAGTCGAAGCTCAGCTTCGGCAGTCTCAACCTGTACCTCGAGCAGGTGCGGGGCGCGAAGTAGGACAGGAAGACTCGTCACTGTCGACTTTTACTACGGACTACAAACTCCTCGCCAACCGCGGCGAGTTTGTAGTTTCCAGTGAGAGTTCTCAGTGGACAGGTTCCGCTGCGTCCTACCCCCGACGCCTGCTCCCCCTTCCCCCCATGTGCGGCCGCTACGGCTTCGGCAACCCCGCCCGCCTCTCGTCGCTCCCGCTCGGCGTCGAGCTCCCCGCCCTCCAGGCGCGCTTCAATGTCGCGCCGTCACAGGCGGTGCCCATCGTGTTCCACGATGCGGCGGGGCGACACGCGACCATGGCGCGGTGGGGGCTGGTCCCGTTCTGGGCCGATGACCCGTCGATCGGCAACCGGCTGGCCAATGCTCGCGGCGACACCGTGGCGAGCAAGCCCAGCTTCCGGGGCGCCTTCAAGGCCCGGCGCGCGCTGCTGCCTGCCGACCGGTTCTACGAGTGGCAGGCGCTCCCCGGCCAGAAGGTCAAGCAGCCCTGGTGCATCCAGCTGGACCACGAGGCCCCCTTCTGCTTCGCCGGCCTCTGGGAGCGGTGGGTACCCAAGGGGGAGCCGGACGCCGACCCGCTGCTGAGCTGCTGTCTCATCACCACCGAGCCCAACGCGGTCATGGCGCCCATCCACGACCGCATGCCCGTCATCGTGCCCCCGCCCGCCTACGACCAGTGGCTCGACCCGGGCACCTCGGCGGCGGCGGCGCAGGCGCTGATCCGCCCCTACGAGGGGGCCATGCGCGCCTACCCGGTGAGCACCTACGTGAACGCCCCCAGGAACGAGGGGGCCGCTTGCTCCGCCCCCCTTGCCTGACTAGGCTTCAAGGCTCATCCGGAATCGTCCCCGTCAGGGGGTGGTTCCTTCGACCCTCCGCCCGCGGCTCGGCACTGCGGGTGGCACTCATGACCACAGGGAGGATTGCCGAGTGGCAAAGCTCAAGATCCGCCGTAACCCAACGCGGCGGTACGAGGCCGTGTACATCTTCGACAGTGCGCTCGAAGACACGACCATTGCAGAAAAGCTCGAGAAGCTGCAGGGGCTGCTCCATCTCGCCGAACCGGCGACGATCGAGCACTGGGGCCGCCGTCAGCTCGCGTACAAGATCGGCCGTCACGAGAACGGCTACTACGTGATCAGCAACTTCACCGCCGTGCCGGCCGTGCTCCCCGAGTTCGAGCGTGCGCTCAAGCTCGACGAGAGCGTGGTGCGCTACCTGGTGACGCTGTATGAGCACGAGCTTGGTGCGCCCAAGCTCTCCGACGAAGAGCTCGCCTCGCGCCGTCGCGCGGGTGATGACGACGACGACGACGAGGATTAACCCATGCGC
The DNA window shown above is from Gemmatimonas sp. and carries:
- a CDS encoding M28 family peptidase, which translates into the protein MISLTSRHRLAVALTPLCFAAATAGAQDAPKKQPVDAGVNSSPLPLKHTPRPTTGAITSQDLMTRLYIFADDSLGGRDVGTEGHYKATEYLARELKRLGLRPAGDSGSYFQTLPLKSRKVDRMSSFVAGGTNLTLGQAWGFSGPANISIDDAEVFFAGPLAEEGMPAVTPEQAKGRVVAYSITSNGALQRAVVGRIEAPAGAAGVLFLMPQQARGVLNYVLQGGLSPVDPTQPADARLFVTDSATMRIFGSGMQLLVPGALGAKVNVKALVEMQSPPFPARNVVAMLPGSDPKLASQYVAIGAHSDHVGTARRGLDHDSVYVFNRIVRPAGAENDDKMGNAEQFAQINAELAERRKNSPARSDSIFNGADDDGSGSMAVLEMAEYFATQKVKPKRSLLFVWHAGEEKGLWGSAHYTEHPTVPRDSIVAQLNMDMVGRGSATDQTGMSADGKELRGGPDYLQLVGSRRLSTELGDLVERVNTSKKHNFSFDYAMDANGHPMNIYCRSDHYEYAKWNIPVTFFTTGGHSAYHQLTDEPQYIDYPHMQRVTRLVADIAAEVGNRASRPLVDGKKMDPRGSCKQ
- a CDS encoding four helix bundle protein is translated as MQDHRKLHIWHRAQDFAVRVHQLTEAGTGSAYGAWRSQLRRSAQSIGANIAEGAARGTPKQFGHFLEIAQGSASETESHLDFAMRIGALNTADALSLIDEIGQLQRMIAVLRRKVLEGSR
- the ychF gene encoding redox-regulated ATPase YchF, translated to MLRLGIVGLPNVGKSTLFNALTAAKAEAANYPFCTVEPNVGMVEVPDPRLDTLAKIVQPKRTVPAVVQFVDIAGLVKGASQGEGLGNKFLQNIRETDAIVHVIRCFADDDVTHVMGQPDPARDKEIIELELALSDLAQVEKRLDKARRAAKANDKEALAELPALEAANAALAEGKPLWRAGLSADDLEKLAGLQLLTAKPVLYAANVTDAELSGDEGAYLMALRAAVAAGGENAQIVPFSAKIESELAELGAEERAEFLASLGIESAGLDRLIQAGYALLGLDTYFTAGEQEVRAWTIHKGDTAPKAAGVIHTDFEKGFIRAETVAYDDFVTHGGWKGAKEKGVARSEGKEYVVQDGDVLLFRFNV
- a CDS encoding DUF3108 domain-containing protein, with product MMRARYQQLALLAAALVVGPTAMPAQPLVAGAGAPASPSAKGVPVPFAVGERLDYQVKFGSLKVGNGSMEVKEITEVRGRPVWHTTFTIKGGIPLYRVNDVYESWFDVQTLNTLRYHQDVDEGSYERKRRYEIYPERGMMREGDREEEPTVANPLDEGSFLYFVRTLPLEVGKSYEFQRYFKAQGNPVRIRVLRAETVTVPAGTFKTVVLQPTFQTKGIFSQNGRAEVWITDDDRRLMVQMKSKLSFGSLNLYLEQVRGAK
- a CDS encoding SOS response-associated peptidase; the protein is MCGRYGFGNPARLSSLPLGVELPALQARFNVAPSQAVPIVFHDAAGRHATMARWGLVPFWADDPSIGNRLANARGDTVASKPSFRGAFKARRALLPADRFYEWQALPGQKVKQPWCIQLDHEAPFCFAGLWERWVPKGEPDADPLLSCCLITTEPNAVMAPIHDRMPVIVPPPAYDQWLDPGTSAAAAQALIRPYEGAMRAYPVSTYVNAPRNEGAACSAPLA
- the rpsF gene encoding 30S ribosomal protein S6; translated protein: MAKLKIRRNPTRRYEAVYIFDSALEDTTIAEKLEKLQGLLHLAEPATIEHWGRRQLAYKIGRHENGYYVISNFTAVPAVLPEFERALKLDESVVRYLVTLYEHELGAPKLSDEELASRRRAGDDDDDDED